The sequence CAAGTCTATTTATAACTTACTCAGTAACAGGTAATTAGGGACTAAACATGACGGAAAGCAATTTTTTACCCCGATCTCTGGGCTATCTTGACCTACATCACCAAGCGTTCTTGGATGATTTGTCGGGGTTAATTGCTATTCCGTCTGTGCGAGACTTGACCACAAGTGAAGAGAGCGCACCATTTGGTCGTTCAATTAGACAGGCGTTCGACTACTTAATTGAATTCGCACAGCGTGAAGGTTTTGAAGTAAGAGATCACCAGGGTTATGCGCTGGACATTTGCTTTGGTCAAGGCGAGCAAGAAATAGCTATTTTGCACCATGTTGATGTTGTTGAAGCCGGTGATTTGAATGAATGGAACACACCGCCATTTGAAATGCATAAACAAGGTGATGAATTATACGGTCGAGGCGTTACAGACAACAAAGGCCCTTTGATGGCAAGTCTGTACATCCTCAAGATGTTTAAAGCACTGGATATGAAGCTCGATAAAACGATTCGAGTCATTATCGGTGGTGCAGAAGAGACAACTTGGGAATGTGTAGAACATTATTTTAAGCACAATCCTCAGCCAGAATATGGCTTTTCTCCTGATGGCGACTTCCCAATCGTCAATGGAGAAAAAGGAATCCTATATGCGTCATTTCAACGAGAACTCCCAACTCTCAATGACGTAGGAAGTTGCCAGATAGTCAGTATTGAAAGTGAACGTGACAGAACATCCACCTGCTATCAATTAACTGTGTACCTAACTGGCGAAAAAGCGGCTGAAGTTGCGGCGAGGTTTGCCACTTTTGCCAAAGTAACGCTCGTGGAAAATAAAGCGGGTATTGATAACTCACAGAAGGAGCTGTATTGCGTTGAACTATCAACGCCGTGGGAGAAGTCCCGCAACCCGCATAAAGTTGACAACTGTATGGAACAGTTTGTTATCCAAATGCGAGATGTTGAAGGTTTAGATGCTCATTCTCAAAGCTTGATTGAACTATTGGATGGATGCTTTGCACAAGCAAGCGATGCTTCCAAATTAGGACTCGCGTATCAAGATGCTGAAATGGGTGCAACAACTTGTTGTGTTTCATCTATTAACCTCGATCAACATAGTTACAACTTGGATTTTGATTTTCGGTTTCCTAAAGGCCTGACTATCGATCAAACTCGTACCCAACTCCAATACTTGTCCCAACAATATGGAGTGAGAATGATTGAACAGCAGTACTTACCTCTATCTTACCTCTCACCCGAAAGTGATCTTATCCAAGCGATGGGAAAAGCTTATTCCGAAGTTACAAGAACGGACGCTCAATGCTTTAGCAAAGGCGCGGCTTCGTATGCGCGTGCGTTAAACAATGGTGTTGCATTCGGACCTACTTTTCCTGGTGATGTGACTTGTGTTCATGAGCCCAACGAAAGGCTCAGCCTCAAGTCATTAAAAAGAGCAATAACAATATACGTGAAAGTTCTCATATCACTTTAGGAGTAAATTATGAGAGATAAGGTTCAAGCACTTGCTGGAGGTATGATGGTATCTATCATCGTACTGGTCATCGCAGGTATATTTATTGGTATAGGTGCGGGCGTTGTAAACCAAATGTCTGCAACTGACTCTGTTATTTGGGCATTTTTCAAACTGATGTTAGATCTAGGTTTGATGGTGATGCGCAACCTACCTCCATTCTTTGCGATTGGTTTGGCTTTTGCCCTCGCTAAATCTGAGAAAGGATGGGCAGCCTTTACCGGTTTTACCATGTTCATGTGTTTCAATGTCGCTATCGGTTCGATTGCTGCATTTCACGGTTGGACTGCTGAAACTACCAGTGTTGCATCTTTGATGAATGATGCTGGCTACGACAAAGTCGCTGCACAAAACTTCAACTCTCTATGGGGAGAATCTTTAGGTATTTTCGCTTACAACATGGGTATCTTCAGCGGTATTCTTGTGGGCTGTATTACGGCTTGGATCCACAACCGTTTTTACAAATTTGAAATGCCTACGTTACTTAGCTTTTTCTCTGGCCCTCGCGCGGTAGTGATTTTTGCTTACTTCGCTATCATGCCAATTGCCCTTTTCGTTTACTATGCTTGGCCACCAATTGCAGGTGCTTTGCAGTCGCTAACAACGCTTATTACCAGCTCTGGTATCTTTGGTTCGTTCCTTTTCGGTGTGTTTGACAAAGGCCTATTACCGTTTGGTTTGCACCACTTGATCGCATTCCCTATCGAGTACACTCGAGTCGGTGGTGTTATGGAGATTGATGGTGTGGTTTATGAAGGCGTTCGTAATATTATGAACGGCCAAATGAGCTCACCAGAGGCAACGGGCTACATTACCCATAACTTCACTAGCGGACGAATTCCAATTCAAATTGGCGGTTTAACTGGCGCAGCTTATGCGATGTATGTGACGGCGAAAACACAAAATCGCAAGAAGGTTGCAGCTATCATGGTACCAGCCGTGTTCACAGCGGCAGTGATCGGTATCACTGAGCCTCTGGAGTACACCTTCTTATTTGTTCAGCCTTTCCTATTCTTTGCTGTTCACGTGCCTCTAAATGGATTGGCTTATGTGATCACTGAAATGATGGGTGTATCCATTCATGGTAATCAGCTACTGTTCATGGTGCCTAACTTGCTTCAACCTGAGAAAGTGCATGCTTGGGCTCTGATATGGATAGTCCCTCTGTATTTCGTTATTTACTTCTACACCTTCAAGTTCTTTATTTTGAAGTTTGACTCGAAAACTCCGGGTCGTGAGGAAGATGATGACGACATAGCGCTGTACTCCAAAGAAGACTTTAAAAAGAAAAAAGCGCAAACCTCAAAAGACCTACCTGCTGGAATTATTGAAGCGCTAGGCGGTGCCGACAATATTGAAAACGTAGCTAACTGTGCCACTCGACTGCGTGTCTCATTGCATGATGAATCCTTAGCGGCAAGCGATAAAGTTTGGAAACAAGAACTTAACGCTATCGGAGTAGTAAGGATGAATAAAGGCATTCAGGTGATATACGGTGCTAATGTCATAACGATAGCCTCTGGTATTAAAGAAGCCTTAGGTGTCGATTCCTAGCAACGTATTTCCTTATGTAACCCTACAGTTACAAGCTTAATAGAATCCCAATAACTCATGATTCCTCCTGTGACCTCGCGTCACAGGAAGGGATTCGTGTACCTGAAATATGGATATTATAAAAATGAAAACAATGACAAAACATGCAGTTACCTTACTTGCCCTATGCGTTTCCGGCGTTCTACATGCAAGTGAAAATACAGTAGCGGATTGGCCAGAACGAAGCCCTATGGTGTTCTGGGGAGACAGAGCCAATGAAGATTGGAGCTATGTCGACGATTTGAAAGAGAGCCAAAAAAGCTTCTCTGAGAAATTAAAACGTTTGGACATCGATGAAAGCGGTGACTGGAAAGTTTCTTTTAGCGGTAATGTAAAAGCGGCTCTCGATAACCGTTGGAACCATATGTACGACGGCGAAAATCGCAAAAAGAATGAGCTTCGGACTCGTATGCAGTTCGCGACAGATGTGACGTATCAAGATTGGATGCGCCTATTCGGTGAGATTCGTACCAACTACACTAACCTAGATAATCCTGGCCCGGTGGATGATGCAGGTACGGATTTCCATCAATTGTTCGCAGAATTCAAGCTCCTTGACGATGGCCAGCAATATTTAAGTACACGACTTGGGCGTCAAGAAATTTACTTGAATGAATGGCAAATGATGAACCGTGAGCCTACGCCGGTACAGTCTAGTTGGAATGCGGCAAGTGCGAAGTACAGCGTTTCTGGTATTAATTTTGATGTGTATTACGGTGAAGAAGTCTTCCCGCTATATAGTGATGGTAGCTTTAGTGGCAACTGGGATGACAAAACTAACGGTAAGAAATCAACAGGCCTGTTCGCTAATTGGCAAACCGATTTCGGTACGATGCAAGCTTATGTAATGAGTAATCAGCTAACAAACGAAAGCTTTGTTAATGCTCCTGATGGTGATGTTGATATTCAAGTTCTGGGCATTCATGCTCATGACTTTGTGAGTGAAGGCTTTGGTTACATGCTCGATGGTGTGTACCAATTTGGTGACCATGCAGGTAAAGACATTTCTGCGTATATGGCTTATGCAGATTTGAACTACAACTGGAAAGCCGATTGGAACTACCGTTTAGGTTTGAACCTACATTATGCTTCAGGTTCGGATAAAGACAGCGATAAGGTTAATACCTTTAACCCGCTATGGACCGGTGACCCATTAGGTTTCGCACATGATGGGGCATATGGTAATGCGATGCAGGTTGGTTCGTACACTGTCATTGAATATCAGCCGAAGCAGTCAATCATTGCAGGTTTCATGTCGACATGGCGAGCAAACACCGATGATGCGATTTATACGTTAAATCAAGATGTCTTGTTTGGTGCAGAATCGGATGAAAAATACGCTTATAGCCAATTTTATTTGCAATTCCATAACTACATTACAGGTAACTTAAAGTCTGAGGTTAATATGTACTACGCCCTAGACAGCGACTATACCCGTGATGTCGTAGGCAGCTCGAGTGATGATATCTCACGAGTTGAAATTGCGTTAATTTACAACTTTTAATCCGGTAGTCACTACTACAAAAATAGTGATGTATTTTAGCCCAGCCTATCGGTTGGGCTAATTTTTATTCAGCAATGTGAAATTTTTCCTGCAAAAACTCGGTCGTTAAATGATGAGGTGATGCTTTTACCCTTTAGCGAAAATTTTGAGCTATCACTAGGTGAACTTGCTTAGAAACACTAAGCTCTACTTATCATGGAAGGAGAAATGGTTATGAAATGGCTTATCTTATCTGTAACGCTATTGTTTGTAGCAGGATGCCAATCAACAGGTACAGGGACATCTGAACACGATGAAATGAATCGAGTTGATACGAGTGGATGCAGCAGCTAGTCTCTTTTTTTGGAAACACCTTTTCAACGACTGCTATGTCTAATAAGAATCAACCCTATAAAGCTTTGTGATTTCACAGGGCTTTATTTCATGTAAGATTAGTAAACCTGTTTTGAGGGTACATGTTGTAAATTTGTGAATCTGAATTGTCTATATTCTAGGCTGTGTACTGGATCTC comes from Vibrio bathopelagicus and encodes:
- a CDS encoding Sapep family Mn(2+)-dependent dipeptidase translates to MTESNFLPRSLGYLDLHHQAFLDDLSGLIAIPSVRDLTTSEESAPFGRSIRQAFDYLIEFAQREGFEVRDHQGYALDICFGQGEQEIAILHHVDVVEAGDLNEWNTPPFEMHKQGDELYGRGVTDNKGPLMASLYILKMFKALDMKLDKTIRVIIGGAEETTWECVEHYFKHNPQPEYGFSPDGDFPIVNGEKGILYASFQRELPTLNDVGSCQIVSIESERDRTSTCYQLTVYLTGEKAAEVAARFATFAKVTLVENKAGIDNSQKELYCVELSTPWEKSRNPHKVDNCMEQFVIQMRDVEGLDAHSQSLIELLDGCFAQASDASKLGLAYQDAEMGATTCCVSSINLDQHSYNLDFDFRFPKGLTIDQTRTQLQYLSQQYGVRMIEQQYLPLSYLSPESDLIQAMGKAYSEVTRTDAQCFSKGAASYARALNNGVAFGPTFPGDVTCVHEPNERLSLKSLKRAITIYVKVLISL
- a CDS encoding PTS transporter subunit EIIC, coding for MRDKVQALAGGMMVSIIVLVIAGIFIGIGAGVVNQMSATDSVIWAFFKLMLDLGLMVMRNLPPFFAIGLAFALAKSEKGWAAFTGFTMFMCFNVAIGSIAAFHGWTAETTSVASLMNDAGYDKVAAQNFNSLWGESLGIFAYNMGIFSGILVGCITAWIHNRFYKFEMPTLLSFFSGPRAVVIFAYFAIMPIALFVYYAWPPIAGALQSLTTLITSSGIFGSFLFGVFDKGLLPFGLHHLIAFPIEYTRVGGVMEIDGVVYEGVRNIMNGQMSSPEATGYITHNFTSGRIPIQIGGLTGAAYAMYVTAKTQNRKKVAAIMVPAVFTAAVIGITEPLEYTFLFVQPFLFFAVHVPLNGLAYVITEMMGVSIHGNQLLFMVPNLLQPEKVHAWALIWIVPLYFVIYFYTFKFFILKFDSKTPGREEDDDDIALYSKEDFKKKKAQTSKDLPAGIIEALGGADNIENVANCATRLRVSLHDESLAASDKVWKQELNAIGVVRMNKGIQVIYGANVITIASGIKEALGVDS
- a CDS encoding alginate export family protein, encoding MKTMTKHAVTLLALCVSGVLHASENTVADWPERSPMVFWGDRANEDWSYVDDLKESQKSFSEKLKRLDIDESGDWKVSFSGNVKAALDNRWNHMYDGENRKKNELRTRMQFATDVTYQDWMRLFGEIRTNYTNLDNPGPVDDAGTDFHQLFAEFKLLDDGQQYLSTRLGRQEIYLNEWQMMNREPTPVQSSWNAASAKYSVSGINFDVYYGEEVFPLYSDGSFSGNWDDKTNGKKSTGLFANWQTDFGTMQAYVMSNQLTNESFVNAPDGDVDIQVLGIHAHDFVSEGFGYMLDGVYQFGDHAGKDISAYMAYADLNYNWKADWNYRLGLNLHYASGSDKDSDKVNTFNPLWTGDPLGFAHDGAYGNAMQVGSYTVIEYQPKQSIIAGFMSTWRANTDDAIYTLNQDVLFGAESDEKYAYSQFYLQFHNYITGNLKSEVNMYYALDSDYTRDVVGSSSDDISRVEIALIYNF